Proteins found in one Streptococcus anginosus subsp. whileyi MAS624 genomic segment:
- a CDS encoding pyruvate, water dikinase regulatory protein, producing the protein MKQEITIYAISDSLGGTSQKLLSAVMAQYPDLIFNNSYRFPFINKESELLDILQDAIKDDAVVISTLVDSHLAATAREFSRVNHLSYLDLMNPFFEIIKEKTGTQPIEVPGVLHRLDTEYFNKISAIEFAVKYDDGKNPQGFLESDLVILGVSRTSKTPLSIYLANKGYKVSNLPLIPEVPLPQILDKVDRRRMIGLVCDPDKLAKVRSNRLDALGLTQTTSYTDIEKIYEELDYSKKVFQKYQAHVINMTDKSIEETACIIEGHLKSLTSK; encoded by the coding sequence ATGAAACAAGAGATTACCATTTACGCCATTTCTGATTCTTTGGGAGGAACATCCCAAAAATTACTGTCAGCCGTTATGGCTCAATACCCAGATTTGATTTTTAATAATAGCTATCGGTTTCCTTTTATAAATAAGGAGTCTGAATTGTTGGATATTTTGCAGGACGCTATCAAAGATGACGCAGTTGTGATTAGTACCTTAGTAGACAGTCATTTGGCAGCAACTGCGAGGGAATTTAGCAGAGTCAATCATTTGTCTTATCTGGATTTGATGAATCCATTTTTTGAAATCATCAAAGAAAAAACAGGCACGCAACCGATTGAAGTTCCGGGAGTTCTGCACCGTTTGGACACGGAATATTTCAATAAAATTTCAGCTATTGAATTTGCTGTTAAATATGATGATGGCAAGAACCCGCAAGGATTTTTGGAGTCAGATCTTGTGATTCTAGGAGTTTCTCGAACTTCCAAGACTCCGCTCAGTATCTATTTAGCCAATAAAGGTTACAAAGTGTCCAATCTTCCCTTGATTCCAGAGGTTCCGCTACCGCAAATCTTGGATAAAGTAGATAGAAGAAGAATGATTGGCTTGGTGTGTGACCCAGATAAATTGGCAAAAGTGAGAAGTAATCGCTTGGATGCGCTTGGTTTGACACAAACTACAAGCTATACAGATATTGAAAAAATTTATGAAGAATTGGACTATTCTAAAAAAGTATTTCAAAAATATCAAGCACATGTTATCAATATGACAGATAAATCTATTGAAGAAACGGCTTGCATCATTGAAGGACATTTAAAATCTCTGACTTCAAAATAA
- a CDS encoding CBS domain-containing protein: MKLTKRQKEIVEIVKKDQPVSGEKISELLDVSRATLRSDLSFLTLVGILKASPKVGYTYAGSDLEMLFFFDTFQKKVEDVMTSPVLVAHDSFIQDAIITLFMYDADVLYVIDEKKQLLGILSRKDLLRAALNANIDVTPVAVCMTRMPHIKTCHKDLNILEAAALLQDFAIDSLPVVEEQNEGHIIGTITKSALLDFIIQEARNAEVNR, from the coding sequence TTGAAATTAACAAAACGACAAAAAGAGATCGTTGAAATTGTAAAGAAAGATCAACCGGTTAGCGGTGAAAAAATCTCAGAACTGCTAGATGTGTCTAGGGCAACTTTGCGCTCAGATTTATCCTTTCTAACCTTAGTGGGGATTTTAAAAGCAAGTCCGAAAGTTGGCTACACTTATGCTGGTTCGGATTTGGAAATGCTCTTTTTCTTTGATACTTTTCAGAAGAAAGTTGAAGATGTCATGACATCACCAGTATTGGTGGCGCACGATTCGTTTATTCAAGATGCCATTATTACTTTATTTATGTATGATGCAGATGTTCTCTATGTGATAGATGAAAAAAAGCAGCTACTAGGTATTTTGTCGCGAAAGGATTTGTTAAGAGCGGCGCTCAATGCCAATATTGATGTGACACCGGTAGCTGTTTGCATGACCAGAATGCCGCATATAAAAACCTGCCATAAAGATTTGAATATCCTTGAAGCTGCGGCACTTTTGCAGGATTTTGCCATTGATTCCTTGCCTGTTGTGGAGGAGCAAAATGAAGGTCATATTATCGGAACAATTACTAAATCAGCCTTGTTGGACTTTATTATCCAAGAAGCTAGAAATGCAGAAGTGAATAGATAA